Proteins from a genomic interval of Rhinoraja longicauda isolate Sanriku21f chromosome 16, sRhiLon1.1, whole genome shotgun sequence:
- the uros gene encoding uroporphyrinogen-III synthase isoform X2: MKVLLLKDPKEGELGPDPYIHEFASHGLQATLIPVLSFEFISLQDLSKKLAHPEAYGGLIFTSPGAVNAVKLCLCEKGGIREAWYNNSLRKQWNEKPIYVVGRSTANLVKEIGLAPLGEESGNAEKLAEYICTKNSSISLPLLFPCGALKKETLPRYLHEKNVPLDSFTIYQTSPHPSFQQALTDYFSEQFAAIGPTTAEAMVSEGLTVNCSAEKPTPQDLAACIRKVL, encoded by the exons ATGAAAGTCCTTTTGCTTAAAGATCCTAAGGAAGGAGAATTGGGACCTGATCCATATATTCAT GAATTTGCTTCACATGGCCTTCAAGCAACTTTAATTCCTGTTTTATCCTTTGAGTTTATATCGCTTCAAGACTTATCAAAAAAG CTTGCACACCCTGAAGCTTATGGTGGCCTGATATTTACCAGTCCCGGAGCTGTAAATGCTGTGAAGTTATGTCTATGTGAGAAGGGGGGTATTAGAGAAG CATGGTACAATAATTCTTTAAGAAAACAATGGAATGAAAAACCTATCTATGTTGTAGGAAGATCTACAGCAAATTTGG TAAAGGAAATTGGCCTTGCACCACTAGGAGAAGAATCTGGAAATGCTGAAAAATTAGCTGAGTATATCTGTACAA AAAATTCTTCAATTTCCCTGCCTCTTCTATTTCCATGTGGTGCACTTAAAAAAGAGACACTCCCCAGATACCTACATGAAAAGA ATGTGCCGTTGGACAGTTTCACCATCTATCAAacatctccacatccttccttccAGCAGGCTTTAACTGATTATTTTTCAGAGCAG tttGCAGCAATAGGACCAACAACAGCTGAagccatggtatcagagggactGACCGTGAACTGTAGTGCTGAAAAACCGACACCACAGGACCTGGCAGCTTGTATAAGAAAAGTGCTCTAG
- the uros gene encoding uroporphyrinogen-III synthase isoform X1 — MKVLLLKDPKEGELGPDPYIHEFASHGLQATLIPVLSFEFISLQDLSKKLAHPEAYGGLIFTSPGAVNAVKLCLCEKGGIREAWYNNSLRKQWNEKPIYVVGRSTANLVKEIGLAPLGEESGNAEKLAEYICTKNSSISLPLLFPCGALKKETLPRYLHEKNVPLDSFTIYQTSPHPSFQQALTDYFSEQGIPASITFFSPSGVRFCLQTIKKLAGDSINQIKFAAIGPTTAEAMVSEGLTVNCSAEKPTPQDLAACIRKVL; from the exons ATGAAAGTCCTTTTGCTTAAAGATCCTAAGGAAGGAGAATTGGGACCTGATCCATATATTCAT GAATTTGCTTCACATGGCCTTCAAGCAACTTTAATTCCTGTTTTATCCTTTGAGTTTATATCGCTTCAAGACTTATCAAAAAAG CTTGCACACCCTGAAGCTTATGGTGGCCTGATATTTACCAGTCCCGGAGCTGTAAATGCTGTGAAGTTATGTCTATGTGAGAAGGGGGGTATTAGAGAAG CATGGTACAATAATTCTTTAAGAAAACAATGGAATGAAAAACCTATCTATGTTGTAGGAAGATCTACAGCAAATTTGG TAAAGGAAATTGGCCTTGCACCACTAGGAGAAGAATCTGGAAATGCTGAAAAATTAGCTGAGTATATCTGTACAA AAAATTCTTCAATTTCCCTGCCTCTTCTATTTCCATGTGGTGCACTTAAAAAAGAGACACTCCCCAGATACCTACATGAAAAGA ATGTGCCGTTGGACAGTTTCACCATCTATCAAacatctccacatccttccttccAGCAGGCTTTAACTGATTATTTTTCAGAGCAG GGTATCCCAGCAAGTATTACATTTTTCAGTCCTTCTGGTGTCAGATTTTGTTTGCAGACCATTAAAAAATTGGCTGGAGATTCCATTAATCAAATCAAG tttGCAGCAATAGGACCAACAACAGCTGAagccatggtatcagagggactGACCGTGAACTGTAGTGCTGAAAAACCGACACCACAGGACCTGGCAGCTTGTATAAGAAAAGTGCTCTAG